The genomic DNA GGTATGGGCTCGCACCGGCCCATACCCCGGCTCGCAGGACCACAAATACGACCTAGGGTGCCAAGCCCTCCATCAAGCATGGCCAGGGTTGCATTATGCGAGGAGAGGATACTTGAGCAAGTGGCGAGTCTATGTGCCCGGCTCGCCAGTGCAAAACTTGTGAGTTAGTAATGATGCGAGCCTGTTCCACTTAGCattttttgttaattttgttTGATTGAACAAATGACGCGAGCTGATTAATTAGGCTCGCTGCGAAGGTGTAACGCCCGCCATACGCGGCCAGGGTTATGATAACTTCTGGTCAGTAGAGGCATGGTAAGATTACACAAATATAAGGAAACTAGCTAGCATAATAAAGAGGAATGCGGGCACAAAAAAAGTTGGGATTTTATACAGACAATAGATAAATAAGTCAGACCCCAAGGCAGAATACTTTAAATACAAACGCGAGGCAAGAAGGGTGCCCGCCTACCCAGTCAAAAGTCTAGTTTCAAGATAAAATTAAATCTAAGGGTTATCAGCCTCTTTCTCCCGAGCTTCATCAGCCACGACTCGGGCCTGCTCAGCTGCGAACCGGGCCTCCTCGGCAATCTGGGCGTCCCGCTCCATCTCCAGCTTCAGTTTCTCGGCATGCCTAGCTGTGCCCGCACCCAGAGCTCTGCCCAATCAAAATCAGGAACCTTCTTGATAAAGATTTTCATGAAGTTCCTGGCCCCCAGGTTCCTAGCATCAGCGAGGGCGGCCTCATGGCCCTCGTTCATGGCAGAAACTGACCCCTCCAGCTCGAGCACCCTCTCCTCGAGGCtatccttcttcttcttccacGCCTCCGTGGCCAGGTCGTGAGCTTCCTTCTGCTCCTTTAAGGCCTTGTCACGAGCCGCGTTCAAGTTAAGCATCTTCTGATTGTAATTGTTCACCAGATTAACTTTAGCCTGCCCGTGCTCGTTAACCTTGCTCTGAAGAGATTTGACTTTAGAGTCGAGCTTTAGGTTGGTTTGGCTGAGGGCTCGCATCTCTCGAGCCTTAGACAGCTGACGATAGTATACTGCGGTTGCGGCTCGGGACAGTGCTTTCTTGTTAGCCTCGAGAGCGGAGGAGGACCAATCCTTTACATCCTGGTCGCTGATGAGATCTTGAGCGAGCCGGCCGAATGTGGTCGCGGCTGTGCTAACAGAGGAAGAAGTGGGGAGAGGGGCATTAGATGGAACAGCCTTTTTTGGGTCGGGCTCGCTAGTCTTTCCATCCTTGTGGCTTCTATGCCGTTTCAGCCGAGGAGAAGGCCCTGACCCCTTGAGATGCTCGGTCAGAGTAATCATGCGGGCTGGAGGGTTAGCCTGCGAGCGGGCCGTTGTGGTCGCAGCCGCGGGCTGAACTTGGCCCGAGGCCGCCGCCTGTTCTGCCTCTTCCATAAAGGGGATAGGGGAGATGGCCATTCCTGAAAATAAGACAGTAAAGTGATGTATTAGTCACAACAAAATATTATGGAAAGAAGTAATGCGAGCAGGAGATAAATGCAGAAAAATAAAGTGCAATGCAAGGTGAGATGCATGTGGGAAATGTAAAAATGCGAGCACACAAGCTCGCACATGCGAGCAGATAGGGTCGCATGTGCGGCCCGATATTCTTACCCTTTCTGGCTCTCTTCTTAGGTTTCTTCTTTTGAGGAGTCAGCCTCACCCCTTCAGAAACCCACACGCGATCAGGTTCGAGGTCGTTATGAGTTTTCGAATATCCCTGTCCGCCTTCGGAAGATCTAGAAGGTTGTCCGCATTTATTTTTTCTTGTCCCACAAGGACAGTGCGAGGCGGGGTGGCTGGAGATGAGAAAAATAAAAACATTTCTTGTTAAAGGAAAGAATTATGGTAGAAAAGACGAGAGCGGCCAGGAAAGACTTACATGGATTGTAATAAAAATGAGTCTGGACTCGAGGCACCTCGTGGATATAGAAAGAAGGGCTCTTCCACTTCCCTGAGTTGCTCGGCCCTTTGTGGATGAGGTTCTTTTTGTTGAAGCACGGCCAGAcagaaaaataga from Apium graveolens cultivar Ventura chromosome 5, ASM990537v1, whole genome shotgun sequence includes the following:
- the LOC141724922 gene encoding uncharacterized protein LOC141724922 isoform X2; its protein translation is MTVVGQLAWGFVSTSKMVTRITPFFSFLSPINMWDCHFISNISKNICRIAAHFAQGSTTAKIIISTRTFYRRRYSPGIDSSGSSYTSPTGMAISPIPFMEEAEQAAASGQVQPAAATTTARSQANPPARMITLTEHLKGSGPSPRLKRHRSHKDGKTSEPDPKKAVPSNAPLPTSSSVSTAATTFGRLAQDLISDQDVKDWSSSALEANKKALSRAATAVYYRQLSKAREMRALSQTNLKLDSKVKSLQSKVNEHGQAKVNLVNNYNQKMLNLNAARDKALKEQKEAHDLATEAWKKKKDSLEERVLELEGSVSAMNEGHEAALADARNLGARNFMKIFIKKVPDFDWAELWVRAQLGMPRN
- the LOC141724922 gene encoding uncharacterized protein LOC141724922 isoform X3, which gives rise to MLKGKMRMWISYLSDLKVYYCLPWKCSQYSTNAAAAAAFQSGFYWLKCMYGSLQGSHTWQSCIFCLSVKCLLSLGQIFSSSGMAISPIPFMEEAEQAAASGQVQPAAATTTARSQANPPARMITLTEHLKGSGPSPRLKRHRSHKDGKTSEPDPKKAVPSNAPLPTSSSVSTAATTFGRLAQDLISDQDVKDWSSSALEANKKALSRAATAVYYRQLSKAREMRALSQTNLKLDSKVKSLQSKVNEHGQAKVNLVNNYNQKMLNLNAARDKALKEQKEAHDLATEAWKKKKDSLEERVLELEGSVSAMNEGHEAALADARNLGARNFMKIFIKKVPDFDWAELWVRAQLGMPRN
- the LOC141724922 gene encoding uncharacterized protein LOC141724922 isoform X4, encoding MLKGKMRMWISYLYLKVYYCLPWKCSQYSTNAAAAAAFQSGFYWLKCMYGSLQGSHTWQSCIFCLSVKCLLSLGQIFSSSGMAISPIPFMEEAEQAAASGQVQPAAATTTARSQANPPARMITLTEHLKGSGPSPRLKRHRSHKDGKTSEPDPKKAVPSNAPLPTSSSVSTAATTFGRLAQDLISDQDVKDWSSSALEANKKALSRAATAVYYRQLSKAREMRALSQTNLKLDSKVKSLQSKVNEHGQAKVNLVNNYNQKMLNLNAARDKALKEQKEAHDLATEAWKKKKDSLEERVLELEGSVSAMNEGHEAALADARNLGARNFMKIFIKKVPDFDWAELWVRAQLGMPRN
- the LOC141724922 gene encoding uncharacterized protein LOC141724922 isoform X1, producing the protein MLKGKMRMWISYLCLCFFIYLSRDTDLKVYYCLPWKCSQYSTNAAAAAAFQSGFYWLKCMYGSLQGSHTWQSCIFCLSVKCLLSLGQIFSSSGMAISPIPFMEEAEQAAASGQVQPAAATTTARSQANPPARMITLTEHLKGSGPSPRLKRHRSHKDGKTSEPDPKKAVPSNAPLPTSSSVSTAATTFGRLAQDLISDQDVKDWSSSALEANKKALSRAATAVYYRQLSKAREMRALSQTNLKLDSKVKSLQSKVNEHGQAKVNLVNNYNQKMLNLNAARDKALKEQKEAHDLATEAWKKKKDSLEERVLELEGSVSAMNEGHEAALADARNLGARNFMKIFIKKVPDFDWAELWVRAQLGMPRN